A part of Puntigrus tetrazona isolate hp1 chromosome 21, ASM1883169v1, whole genome shotgun sequence genomic DNA contains:
- the aldh3a2b gene encoding aldehyde dehydrogenase family 3 member A2b isoform X1: protein MSREQKAVERARKAFLTGRSKSPEYRISQLKNLLRFVSERKNDIAEGLKKDLGRSEGGTPLYETLGLESEINLAVKYLKEWAAPRPVSKSMMTISDQVYIQPEPLGVVLVIGAWNYPWAVTIGPLIGAIAAGNAAVIKPSEVSSHTSKVMEDLLPLYLDKELYPVVTGGVLETQELLKQRFDHIFYTGNGTVGKIIMEAASKHLTPTTLELGGKSPCYIDNNCDLAIACRRIAWGKYSNCGQTCIAPDYILCDPGMQDRVIEEIKKNIKDFYTEDPQKCPDYGRIINQRHFKRLMALLEDSTIAVGGENDESECYIGPTVLRDVKPDAKVMQEEIFGPLLPVLTVSSADEAIKFINQREKPLALYIFTSDNKLIKRMIAETSSGGVVANDCLMHFSVSSLPFGGVGNSGMGHYHGKYGFDNLSHLRGCLIKQLKMEGVNKMRYPPHTADRLGWARFFILKHVDFGSLGRMALLALMAVFAAVILQRYFTD from the exons ATGTCTCGAGAGCAGAAAGCAGTGGAGCGTGCCAGAAAGGCCTTCCTCACCGGCCGGAGCAAATCACCGGAGTACCGCATTTCCCAGCTAAAAAACCTGCTGCGGTTTGTCAGCGAACGAAAGAATGACATCGCAGAGGGTCTCAAAAAGGATCTCGGAAGG AGTGAGGGCGGAACTCCTTTGTATGAGACTCTGGGTCTGGAAAGCGAGATTAACCTGGCTGTAAAATATCTGAAAGAATGGGCGGCTCCTCGACCTGTGAGCAAGAGCATGATGACCATCTCCGACCAGGTCTACATCCAGCCTGAGCCTCTGGGAGTAGTGCTGGTCATCGGGGCCTGGAACTACCCCTGGGCAGTCACCATCGGGCCCCTCATAGGAGCTATAGCAGCAG GCAATGCAGCTGTAATCAAGCCATCTGAAGTCAGTTCTCACACTTCCAAAGTAATGGAGGATCTCCTACCGCTTTACCTGGACAAA GAGCTGTATCCAGTCGTCACCGGTGGAGTGTTAGAGACCCAGGAGTTGCTCAAGCAGCGGTTTGATCACATCTTCTACACTGGAAACGGTACAGTGGGGAAAATCATCATGGAGGCTGCTTCTAAACACTTGACCCCTACCACTCTGGAGCTGGGCGGAAAGAGCCCTTGCTACATCGACAACAACTGTGACCTCGCTATTGCCTGTCG GCGTATTGCTTGGGGGAAGTACTCAAACTGTGGTCAGACCTGCATTGCTCCGGACTATATACTGTGTGACCCCGGTATGCAAGACAGAGTGATTGAAGAGATCAAGAAGAATATTAAA GATTTCTATACCGAAGACCCCCAAAAATGTCCGGATTATGGACGCATTATCAATCAGCGCCACTTCAAGAGACTGATGGCGTTGTTGGAAGACAGCACCATCGCCGTGGGCGGTGAAAATGACGAGTCGGAGTGCTACATCG GTCCAACAGTGTTAAGGGACGTGAAGCCGGATGCCAAGGTGATGCAGGAGGAGATATTTGGGCCTCTGTTGCCCGTCCTGACAGTTAGCAGTGCAGATGAAGCCATCAAATTCATCAACCAGAGAGAGAAACCCCTTGCCTTGTACATCTTCACTTCAGACAACAAg CTGATCAAGCGAATGATTGCGGAGACCTCTAGTGGTGGAGTGGTGGCCAATGACTGTTTGATGCACTTCTCAGTAAGCTCTTTGCCTTTTGGCGGAGTTG GTAACAGTGGGATGGGCCACTATCACGGCAAGTACGGCTTTGATAACTTGAGCCATTTGCGTGGCTGTCTAATCAAACAGTTGAAGATGGAGGGGGTGAATAAGATGCGTTACCCACCACATACAGCAGATAGGCTTGGCTGGGCGCGCTTCTTCATCCTCAAACATGTCGACTTCGGCAGCCTGGGCCGCATGGCGCTGCTGGCTCTGATGGCTGTCTTTGCGGCAGTGATTTTACAG agaTACTTTACTGACTAA
- the aldh3a2b gene encoding aldehyde dehydrogenase family 3 member A2b isoform X2 — MSREQKAVERARKAFLTGRSKSPEYRISQLKNLLRFVSERKNDIAEGLKKDLGRSEGGTPLYETLGLESEINLAVKYLKEWAAPRPVSKSMMTISDQVYIQPEPLGVVLVIGAWNYPWAVTIGPLIGAIAAGNAAVIKPSEVSSHTSKVMEDLLPLYLDKELYPVVTGGVLETQELLKQRFDHIFYTGNGTVGKIIMEAASKHLTPTTLELGGKSPCYIDNNCDLAIACRRIAWGKYSNCGQTCIAPDYILCDPGMQDRVIEEIKKNIKDFYTEDPQKCPDYGRIINQRHFKRLMALLEDSTIAVGGENDESECYIGPTVLRDVKPDAKVMQEEIFGPLLPVLTVSSADEAIKFINQREKPLALYIFTSDNKLIKRMIAETSSGGVVANDCLMHFSVSSLPFGGVGNSGMGHYHGKYGFDNLSHLRGCLIKQLKMEGVNKMRYPPHTADRLGWARFFILKHVDFGSLGRMALLALMAVFAAVILQCE, encoded by the exons ATGTCTCGAGAGCAGAAAGCAGTGGAGCGTGCCAGAAAGGCCTTCCTCACCGGCCGGAGCAAATCACCGGAGTACCGCATTTCCCAGCTAAAAAACCTGCTGCGGTTTGTCAGCGAACGAAAGAATGACATCGCAGAGGGTCTCAAAAAGGATCTCGGAAGG AGTGAGGGCGGAACTCCTTTGTATGAGACTCTGGGTCTGGAAAGCGAGATTAACCTGGCTGTAAAATATCTGAAAGAATGGGCGGCTCCTCGACCTGTGAGCAAGAGCATGATGACCATCTCCGACCAGGTCTACATCCAGCCTGAGCCTCTGGGAGTAGTGCTGGTCATCGGGGCCTGGAACTACCCCTGGGCAGTCACCATCGGGCCCCTCATAGGAGCTATAGCAGCAG GCAATGCAGCTGTAATCAAGCCATCTGAAGTCAGTTCTCACACTTCCAAAGTAATGGAGGATCTCCTACCGCTTTACCTGGACAAA GAGCTGTATCCAGTCGTCACCGGTGGAGTGTTAGAGACCCAGGAGTTGCTCAAGCAGCGGTTTGATCACATCTTCTACACTGGAAACGGTACAGTGGGGAAAATCATCATGGAGGCTGCTTCTAAACACTTGACCCCTACCACTCTGGAGCTGGGCGGAAAGAGCCCTTGCTACATCGACAACAACTGTGACCTCGCTATTGCCTGTCG GCGTATTGCTTGGGGGAAGTACTCAAACTGTGGTCAGACCTGCATTGCTCCGGACTATATACTGTGTGACCCCGGTATGCAAGACAGAGTGATTGAAGAGATCAAGAAGAATATTAAA GATTTCTATACCGAAGACCCCCAAAAATGTCCGGATTATGGACGCATTATCAATCAGCGCCACTTCAAGAGACTGATGGCGTTGTTGGAAGACAGCACCATCGCCGTGGGCGGTGAAAATGACGAGTCGGAGTGCTACATCG GTCCAACAGTGTTAAGGGACGTGAAGCCGGATGCCAAGGTGATGCAGGAGGAGATATTTGGGCCTCTGTTGCCCGTCCTGACAGTTAGCAGTGCAGATGAAGCCATCAAATTCATCAACCAGAGAGAGAAACCCCTTGCCTTGTACATCTTCACTTCAGACAACAAg CTGATCAAGCGAATGATTGCGGAGACCTCTAGTGGTGGAGTGGTGGCCAATGACTGTTTGATGCACTTCTCAGTAAGCTCTTTGCCTTTTGGCGGAGTTG GTAACAGTGGGATGGGCCACTATCACGGCAAGTACGGCTTTGATAACTTGAGCCATTTGCGTGGCTGTCTAATCAAACAGTTGAAGATGGAGGGGGTGAATAAGATGCGTTACCCACCACATACAGCAGATAGGCTTGGCTGGGCGCGCTTCTTCATCCTCAAACATGTCGACTTCGGCAGCCTGGGCCGCATGGCGCTGCTGGCTCTGATGGCTGTCTTTGCGGCAGTGATTTTACAG TGCGAGTGA